In one Candidatus Ozemobacteraceae bacterium genomic region, the following are encoded:
- a CDS encoding bifunctional riboflavin kinase/FAD synthetase: MNLYNLLSGPLHTGPCVIGLGTFDGVHLGHQALISAIIREAKKEGISSVIFTFDHPPRRLLDPTNFPGEITTPEEKFRLLLHTGVDSVVFRPFDEAFARTPPEEFIRNVLIERLQARHVFVGFNFGFGMHRRGSAEFMQKELRSLGRECTIISPVTAARHLVSSTLIRESLADGEIELASRLLGRHPSISGEVVHGDHRGRDMGFPTANLPLENSIKVLPPKGVYYCIVDTPLGAFDALVNIGTRPTFDRSMLLLEAHLLDFSGDLYHRTIRVRFVKRLRDEIRFPSMDSLIFQIKADLASVRSLVSSDTPRSATLD; this comes from the coding sequence ATGAACCTGTATAACCTTCTCTCAGGCCCGCTCCACACCGGCCCCTGCGTCATCGGGCTCGGCACGTTCGACGGGGTCCACCTCGGCCATCAGGCGCTGATTTCCGCCATCATCCGCGAAGCGAAGAAGGAAGGCATCTCGTCGGTCATCTTCACCTTCGATCACCCGCCCCGCCGCCTGCTGGATCCGACGAATTTTCCCGGCGAAATCACGACACCGGAAGAAAAGTTCCGGCTCCTGCTTCACACGGGCGTCGACAGCGTGGTCTTCCGCCCCTTCGATGAAGCCTTCGCGCGAACTCCCCCGGAGGAATTCATCCGGAACGTGCTGATCGAGCGCCTCCAGGCGCGGCACGTGTTCGTGGGGTTCAACTTCGGATTCGGCATGCACCGGCGCGGCAGCGCCGAGTTCATGCAGAAAGAACTTCGCTCGCTCGGCCGGGAATGCACGATCATCTCCCCCGTCACGGCGGCCAGGCATCTCGTGAGCAGCACCTTGATCCGCGAGTCTCTCGCCGACGGGGAGATCGAACTCGCGTCACGGCTGCTGGGCAGACATCCGTCGATCAGCGGCGAGGTCGTTCACGGCGACCACCGCGGCCGCGACATGGGTTTTCCGACGGCGAACCTGCCGCTGGAAAACTCGATCAAGGTCCTGCCGCCGAAAGGCGTCTACTACTGCATCGTCGACACGCCGCTGGGGGCGTTCGACGCTCTCGTCAATATCGGCACCCGGCCGACGTTCGACCGCAGCATGCTCCTGCTGGAAGCGCATCTGCTCGATTTCTCGGGCGACCTGTATCACCGGACGATCCGCGTGCGATTCGTGAAGCGGCTTCGCGATGAAATCCGCTTCCCTTCGATGGATTCGCTCATTTTCCAGATCAAGGCCGACCTGGCGTCGGTGCGCAGCCTGGTATCGAGTGATACGCCGCGATCGGCAACGCTCGACTGA